The following proteins are encoded in a genomic region of Zea mays cultivar B73 chromosome 9, Zm-B73-REFERENCE-NAM-5.0, whole genome shotgun sequence:
- the LOC103638931 gene encoding probable acyl-activating enzyme 17, peroxisomal, protein MLIKGLRVDDLSWQDFLGRVNYTEAENYTAVNQPAYAFTNILFSSGTTGEPKAIPWTHITPLKAAADGWCHMDIRKGDVVAWPTNLGWMMGPWLVYASLLNGDSMALYNGSPNSSGFAKFVQDAKVTMLGLVLSIVRTWKNTDCTAGLVWSSIRCFSSSGEASSVDDYLWLMGRAGYKPVIEYCAGTEIGGGRS, encoded by the exons ATGCTAATAAAGGGACTACGTGTTGATGACCTTTCCTGGCAAGATTTCCTTGGAAGGGTTAATTATACCGA GGCTGAAAATTACACTGCTGTTAACCAACCTGCCTATGCATTCACCAATATTCTATTTTCATCAGGGACCACAG GGGAGCCCAAAGCAATTCCATGGACACATATAACACCCCTAAAGGCAGCTGCCGATGGATGGTGTCACATGGATATTCGTAAAGGAGATGTTGTTGCTTGGCCAACGAATCTTGGTTGGATGATGGGCCCTTGGCTTGTTTATGCCTCCTTGCTGAATGGAGATTCCATGGCTCTGTATAATGGCTCCCCAAATAGTTCAGGCTTTGCGAAGTTTGTACAG GATGCTAAGGTAACAATGCTTGGACTGGTACTTAGCATCGTTCGTACTTGGAAGAATACGGACTGTACAGCTGGACTAGTCTGGTCCTCCATCCG ATGCTTTAGCTCCTCTGGGGAGGCATCCAGTGTGGATGATTATTTATGGCTGATGGGAAGAGCTGGTTACAAGCCAGTAATCGAGTACTGTGCAGGCACAGAGATTGGTG GAGGGAGGTCCTAG